AAACTTAATACTTATGTTTTATCACGTGTTATGAGCTTTAGGATCCATACATGGCTACTCTTGTAAGCGAAAGATTTGGGCAGACTGGTCAGTTGAAGGTAAACCATACTTCGGTGATATTTTGCTTTGAGTTATGTAGTATGAAATGAAGTCAAAGTATTACAACTTCTGTAGCATTTctaaacaaaactgaaattcatTTCTCTCTGGAGTAACACCATTTGAATTATGTGGAGAATGGAATTGAGTTCTTCTACATTTAAGTTCTTTATATTGATATCGTTTTGTCAATCTGTAGGTTTTGCAAGAGGACTTTGTCAAATGTCACATTCATTCACATATGTCATCATTATTGGGAAGTATAGAGTCATCCGGTGCAAGTTCAAGACATGCAAAAGTAAGAATCATACTTGGTTGCTTGAATGAATTTGCTCAAATTGGAACAGTTGTTCCCTTGTTTACACTTTACAATGTCCCAAGTTTTCATACTACTTTTGTAAAGCCTAAAATGGACTAATTGAGTTGCTTGAATGCAGGTAGTCGCTAATATACCCTTTAATATAAGTACAGATGTAGTCAAACAACTTCTTCCAATGGGTGACATCTTCTCTGAAGTAGTTCTCTTACTCCAGGTTAGCATTATTCTGTTGATGTATGATTGTAATTGTTTACATAAGCTGTACAGTGCAGCCTTCTGTTCATATTCCTTTTACTGTTGGGGTCATGTTATCACCACTggatgtctagctaacaagctCAATACAAGTGTACAATTTCGGATCTTGAAAGACAATAACTATCAAAGCACTCACTTTTACAATGCCTCAACTCTCAAGTTATGGATATGAGTCATGATATGATTCCTTCTGCTAAAGATATATAATTTTAGGAAGAGACAGCTTTCCGCTTGGTGGAGTCATATCTGCGGACATCAGAGTACCGGCCTATCAATGTCTTCGTCAATTTCTATTCAGGTATCTCTGTTTGATTTCTGTTTAAATTGTACATGGTAGCCAATTGGTCATTTAAGTAAATCATTTAAAGCTCTTGATGGTGTAGCAAAGCAGAAGCTATAATTTGATAAGATGCAAGTGGAAACTCGGTTTCTTTAATCAGTAGACTATTAACAGTTCTAGGAGCTAATCAAATATAACAAGGACAAGATGTCTATATATGTTGCAGGAGGGTTCTAGACCCTCCGCAATTAAGGTTATTATCTCAAGATTTTGTTGGAATTTTATTTGACTATTgtttatctttgtgattttctCCTTTCAGATCCTGAATTTAAATTTAAGGTCCCCAGGACAAACTTCTTTCCTCAGCCTAATGTAAGTAATTTATCTTCCATAACATGTGTGATCTAACAGTGCTAGTCATACAATTGTACCTTTTTAGGAATTAGTTGATAACATGACCGAACCATAATATTGCCAGAgtaccaaaaatggaaattgaCCTGATTTCTCTTGTGCTTCAGGTTGATGCTGCTGTTGTCAAGTTTAGGCTGAAGCAACCTACACAGTATCCCCCAGTTTCCTCAACTAAAAGCTTCTTCTCAATGGTGGTTTCCCATCTCCAGATGCTAATATATACTTTTCAGAATAAATTGCATATAGAGTCCTGTCATAATATCCGACCTTTGAAATTTCTTACACACAGTAGTAGGATTTATCATTTCAATAGTCATTCTGGTTAGAACAGCAATATCATTTCACTCTCCAACAGTTCACAAGTTAGGATTGGGTATTTCCTTTTTGTAGACATTTTTGTTGCCAGCAAGATCAACTGGACATTGCTTCATTTTGTGAAGTTTCCTTTACTCACTAGAGCGCTTTCCCTGTTGTATATTGATGCAGGTCAATTCAGCTTTTAATGGGAAACGCAAAATGTTGCGGAAATCACTTCAGCACATATGCACGCCCTCGGAGATTGAAAGTGCTTTGGAAAATGTTGGTCGACCTGCCACGGTACCGCTTAGCAATATGTGGGAAAAGCTTTCGTAATCACATGGCTCCTGTAATTTGTTCTGCTACTTAATTTTTCTGATTCTTTTTGCAGTCAAGACCAGAAGAGTTAACCACGGATGATTTTGTGAAGTTGCATAATTTGATTGTGAAAGAGTAACTATTCGTGCTTTCCCTGGAAGACCTGTGGTATCAAATGCTAGCTAGCCTGTTCCACAGCACATACTGCAGCATATTTCGAAGAGTGAACGCAACAGTATACAAGACAAGCTGGACAGATTCAATTATTCTACTGATGGAACGGCCAAATGGGAGAAGAAATGGATCGTTGGCAGAATTGTTCTGCAAAACTGGTTTTCAGGAGCCCTATCAGTACTACTCAAGCAGAATCATCAGTTCTGTAGTCCCAAAACCATGTTCATAGTTGAAATAGTGATTATAATTAGTGTATTGTATTGTATAAATGTTTGTCATATTATCAAGACCGAGAGACACATCTTAAATCCCATATAAGATATACCAAGTTATATAGTGGGCATGAAACTCTGTTTGCTGTAAGAATCAGTAAGAGGATCAATACCAATTGAAGTCGCAGAACAATTTTCTCATTCAACATGCTACTGATATTCGCCTACAATCTACATAATCATTCAAGTTCACAATGCTAAGCATTTATATTCCAAGAAGCTACTCATAGAAGACAACAAAATCATCTCTTGTAAACTCATCATCCTAATGCAACACACCTCCTCTGTTTTCCCCTGTTTCTGCTCtgcttcattttcattttttcacaAATGAAACTGGTACACAAGCTCCAATGCCCTCGACCTAGTTTCATGAGGATCAAAGCCCACCACATTGCCCACAAGCCCATCACCGTTGAGCCGTCTCTCCTCCGCCACGGCCGCCGCAGAAGGCGAAAGCTGCCTCTTCCTCCCCCTCTTATTCTTAATGAAGCAGCCCCTCATCTGCTCCTCCACCCTCTCAATTGTGCTCTTGGAATTCTCCTCATCGCCGCCGAAGTCCATCGGATCGTTGCCAGTGGCGGAGGAGAGGGAGTTCTCCGCGGCGGGAGGCGGCTGGGGGAAGTGGGTTGTGGAGAGGAAGGTGGAGAGGTGGTGGTGGGCTTGGTGGAGGGAGGAGTTGATGTGGAGGAGGCGAGTTGGGTCGGAGGTGGAAGGGAGCTGCTTGGCCATGAGGGTTGCTTGTTCAAGGGAGAGAATAAGGTTTGATAGTGGTGGTAGTGACGACAGCGGCGGCGGCGGTTCTGACTCCGCCTCATCCATGGAGTCCATTCAAGTCTCAATAGAATCGACTTCAGTGAAGGTGAAAGAGACGAAAAAAGTTGTTTGCTTTAGGGGGTTGGAGAGAATTCAGACTGAGAAGTGAGAAAGGATCAAAGGCCTTTACAAGACTGTAGCTAAATTTCTTCGGTGGTAAAAGCTACTATTTTCAAccgagaattttttttttttttggtggcaaACTGGCCGGCCCGGaaactagaggtggcaaacgggccggccgggcccattttaagcgggtctGGTCgcgcttgggccggcccatttattatcttGCCGAGCttgtgccggcccatttacttaaacattaagctcGGCCCgacccatggcccgagcccatatcgtgctgggccgtgctcgtgccgggtcaataacgggccttgctcatgcctacccactataaagcacgattttaaaatcttaatttgaacaaataaaaattaattttatttaactatttagaaaattaaaataaattaagttctacaacgtttttcttaatcttagctttttaagattagatttctaataattttttatattccactataagaaagaaagaagaaaaaaaaactcaaaatatattgtttttagtatattattgtgagattagtttttattaatataatgaagatttagtatctattattctttcattcattctatagttgtattattattagattagtctttattaataaacatatatttaatatttagaaaaaatacttatgtcaaaacaaggatataatgttttgtttcattattttgacaatataaaagaaaacattggtggaattgccatgagattttaaataaagggGAAATTCCCACTTACACATTTTCTAGGGGGGTAATTCCCAGTCACCCAAAGTATTTTCAAAATACCGAAAAGGGGTACAGGAGGAGCATAGCAGGATCTGCACCATCACTTGTCCTTACCATCACATGGAGTTTGTCTCCTTCATGTTTGAAAACCCGTGGGTCAGCCTGCAAGCCTAGAAAGAATAAAATATAGTTTTATAGCTTTTATTTGTAGTTTTGTCAGCAAGCTCTTTGCGTAAGAGCTATTGTCCCTTTTTGCATGGGCTTTTGTTTATTTCTGCATGCTGTTTTGTATAGTTATGCATGCTTCTTCCACTTGTTTTTGCAATCACCACCGTAATCTTGTACAAAGCCAGCTAGAGCTGGTATAAGAAGGAAGAATAGATAGCAGATGGAGtacgttggagaagaaaaaatctcAGTACCCATTGCTTTCCTTTGTAAACACTTTCAGTATCAATAAAGCCCTTTGTTCATAATATCATCTGTTCATATACTTTCTACTTATTAACACCACATTCATCCATACATAACCCACAACAATAATCTGTAGCTGTAATATGGAGCAGTAGCTGTTCATGATTAGCAGTAGCTGTGGTGACACTTTATTCATGTTCGTGTGAAGCAAACTAGCATTCA
This portion of the Rosa chinensis cultivar Old Blush chromosome 1, RchiOBHm-V2, whole genome shotgun sequence genome encodes:
- the LOC112183010 gene encoding ribosomal RNA small subunit methyltransferase, chloroplastic isoform X1; this translates as MNSAPHILLLQQSLPPISSPQNPRPTLRPSLPAHNSTPGARKSTPTYITACAKTTRKTGGRRKNPDDYHATLTALNSKGRFPRKSLGQHYMLDSEINDQLVAAAEVGEGDVVLEIGPGTGSLTNVLINAGATVLAIEKDPYMATLVSERFGQTGQLKVLQEDFVKCHIHSHMSSLLGSIESSGASSRHAKVVANIPFNISTDVVKQLLPMGDIFSEVVLLLQEETAFRLVESYLRTSEYRPINVFVNFYSDPEFKFKVPRTNFFPQPNVDAAVVKFRLKQPTQYPPVSSTKSFFSMVNSAFNGKRKMLRKSLQHICTPSEIESALENVGRPATSRPEELTTDDFVKLHNLIVKE
- the LOC112183010 gene encoding ribosomal RNA small subunit methyltransferase, chloroplastic isoform X2; this translates as MQHYMLDSEINDQLVAAAEVGEGDVVLEIGPGTGSLTNVLINAGATVLAIEKDPYMATLVSERFGQTGQLKVLQEDFVKCHIHSHMSSLLGSIESSGASSRHAKVVANIPFNISTDVVKQLLPMGDIFSEVVLLLQEETAFRLVESYLRTSEYRPINVFVNFYSDPEFKFKVPRTNFFPQPNVDAAVVKFRLKQPTQYPPVSSTKSFFSMVNSAFNGKRKMLRKSLQHICTPSEIESALENVGRPATSRPEELTTDDFVKLHNLIVKE
- the LOC112183011 gene encoding uncharacterized protein LOC112183011 produces the protein MDSMDEAESEPPPPLSSLPPLSNLILSLEQATLMAKQLPSTSDPTRLLHINSSLHQAHHHLSTFLSTTHFPQPPPAAENSLSSATGNDPMDFGGDEENSKSTIERVEEQMRGCFIKNKRGRKRQLSPSAAAVAEERRLNGDGLVGNVVGFDPHETRSRALELVYQFHL